The following DNA comes from Methanobrevibacter oralis.
CGTATTCTTAAGACTCTATCAGCATATTCATCCATTTCTCTAATTTCATTGTTATATGGATCAAGTGCTAATACAGGGGTTTTTGTGAATAAATGAATTCCTAACGGATGAAAATTCCCACTACCTATAAATAAAAAGATTTCTACATCTAAATCTTTTATTGAAGAGAAATTACATCCTAATACTTGTCCTTTTCTTGTAGATTTAGAAGATCCAAGTACTACTTCTTTACCATTATCTTCAAGGTAGTCTTTAATCTCGTTTAAAATATGTAAATGTTGGGTTGTTGTGACTAAACCAATTTTATAATAATCTTTTAAATGTTCTAATGATTTTTTAAGGTCTTTTTTAACATCAATATCAGAAAAAGATTCTATAAATAATGTTGGAACTTCGTATTTTAAAGGAAGGGGAGTATGTCCATAATGCACAATTAAATCTACAGAACCTTTCATTTTATAATCACATACATCACAAGCTCCAAAACAGGGATCTCCAGAGATTATAACAGTAGCATCTGTTTGTGCTTCAATTTCTCTAGCTATATTAACAGCTTGCATTTTGAGTCCTTCTGGAAATTGAAGACCTACATTTATAGCTCCTTTAGAATTAATTTTATGGATTACTTTATCTAAATCCATATTATACATTGTCATTTTAATCTTCGATTGTTTTTTCAATAACAACTTTTCCATCAACAACATTTAGTTTAACAACACTAAATATGGGAATGTTGGTTTCTTTTTCAACAATTTTTTTCCCCTCTCCTTTTTCAATCACGACTACGGCAGCTTTAATATCTATATCTAATTCTTTTAGAGCATTTAATGTTGAAATTAATGTTCCACCAGTACTTACCACGTCATCAATAAGTAAAATTTTTTCTCCAGCGTTTAAATCATTAATGTAGAGATTTGATGAACCATATCCTGTCTTTTGATGTATTTCTATTTCATCTTCAAGCCCATATTGTCTTTTACGTATTATTACAAATGGTATGTCTGTAGCAAGGGACAAAGCAGTTGCTAAATGGATTCCCATTGCTTCAATAGCCACAATTTTATCAATATCTAAATTTACATGTTTTATTATAATATCAGTTAGTTCACGTAACATTGAGGGTTTCATGGATGGTATTCCATCACTTATTGGATTAATAAAATAATTATATTCTCCTTTTTTAACAATAGGGGATGTTTCTAATGATTTTCTTACTTCATCTAACATAATCTCACACAAAAATTTTAAAACTTAAATAACTATAAATATAGTCTATATAATTATATATATTTTCTAATGAATTAATTTATAAGTGATAAAATGCTTGGAAATTTAGGGGAAAACCTTACTAATACTATGAAAAAATTAGTGGGAATGACAGTTATTGATAAAAAAACAATAAAAGAGGTTGTAAAAGACATACAACGTGCTTTAATTCAATCTGATGTGAATATTGCTTTAGTTTTAGATTTATCAAAGAAAATTGAAAGTAGGGCTCTTGAAGAAAAACCTCCAAAAGGAATCACTCCAAGAGAACATGTTATTACAATTATCTATGAGGAAATGGTAAATCTTTTAGGAAAAGATGCAACAAATTTAGATATTACTGAAAGACCTTATAAGATTTTATTCTTAGGTTTACAAGGTAGTGGTAAAACAACAACTATTGGTAAATTATGTAGGTTTTTACAAAAAAAAGGATTCAATCCTGCTGTTGTTTGTACAGATACTTGGAGACCAGCAGCTTATGAACAATTAAAGCAACTAATTGAAGATATGGATGTTCCAGTTTATGGAGATCCTAGTAATAAAGATGCTCTTGATTTAGCTAGAAAAGGTTTACGGGAATTTAAAAATAGAAAAGTTGTTATTTTCGATACTGCAGGTAGGCATAAGGAAGAAAAAGACTTAATAGCTGAAATGAATGAATTAAATGATATTATTAATCCAAATGAAGCTATCTTGGTCATTGATGGAACTATTGGTCAACAAGCTGGAGAACAAGCTAAAGCATTTTCACAAGCTACTGATATTGGATCTATTATAATTACAAAGTTGGATGGGTCTGCTAAAGGTGGTGGGGCAATGTCTGCTGTTGCAGAAACTGGTGCTTCTATTAAATTTATAGGTACTGGTGAGCGAATAGATGATTTTGAATTATTCGATCCAGAAAGATTTATTTCAAGATTACTTGGCATGGGAGATATTAAAAGTCTTATTGAAAAGGCAGAAGAAAACATTGATGAGGATATTGCTCAAAAAACCATGAATAATATGATGAGTGGTAAATTTACTCTTTTAGATATGAAAAATCAGTTTGACATGATGAAAAAAATGGGGCCAATGCAACAAGTTTTAAACATGATTCCAGGAATGGGTAATAAAATATCTAAAGAAGCTACAAAAATGACTGAGGATAAAATTGAAAAATATAAGGTCATGATGTCCTCAATGACAGAAACTGAAATGATGGATCCTAAAATCATTAAGCAGTCACGTATTCAAAGAATTGCACGTGGTGCTGGTGTTGAAGAAATCGAAGTTAAAGAGCTTTTAAAATATTATAACAATACTAAAAAGACAATGAAAGGTCTTGGAAGACGTGGTGGTCGTTTAAGTGGTGGAACTATGAATCGTATGATGGGTCAATTTATGAAATGATAGTATGATTGAATTTGCAAAAAAAATTTTAGATGAATGTGAAGGTAAAATCTGCAATCATTGTCTTGGTCGTAAACTTTCAAAAATCGTTGATGGCAATGATAATGTTGATAGAGCATTAAAAATTTCTAAAGAGTTAAATATTAATCAAGAAAACTCTGAATGCGTTATTTGTGGTAATATATTTGATAAAATTGATGATAATTTATTTAGAAAAATTCATGATAAAATTGACTATTTAAACCTAGAATTTGATACTTTTTTAGTTGGGTCTCGAATTGATAGTGAAATTAAAAAGAAGGATGATGAATTATCTAAAAAACTAAACTTAGATGTTGAACCAATAAAAAAAGAATTAAATAGGATCATTGGTCGTGAAATTGAAAATTCCACAGATAAAAATGTTGATTTTGAAAAACAAGACA
Coding sequences within:
- the hpt gene encoding hypoxanthine/guanine phosphoribosyltransferase is translated as MLDEVRKSLETSPIVKKGEYNYFINPISDGIPSMKPSMLRELTDIIIKHVNLDIDKIVAIEAMGIHLATALSLATDIPFVIIRKRQYGLEDEIEIHQKTGYGSSNLYINDLNAGEKILLIDDVVSTGGTLISTLNALKELDIDIKAAVVVIEKGEGKKIVEKETNIPIFSVVKLNVVDGKVVIEKTIED
- a CDS encoding signal recognition particle protein Srp54; its protein translation is MLGNLGENLTNTMKKLVGMTVIDKKTIKEVVKDIQRALIQSDVNIALVLDLSKKIESRALEEKPPKGITPREHVITIIYEEMVNLLGKDATNLDITERPYKILFLGLQGSGKTTTIGKLCRFLQKKGFNPAVVCTDTWRPAAYEQLKQLIEDMDVPVYGDPSNKDALDLARKGLREFKNRKVVIFDTAGRHKEEKDLIAEMNELNDIINPNEAILVIDGTIGQQAGEQAKAFSQATDIGSIIITKLDGSAKGGGAMSAVAETGASIKFIGTGERIDDFELFDPERFISRLLGMGDIKSLIEKAEENIDEDIAQKTMNNMMSGKFTLLDMKNQFDMMKKMGPMQQVLNMIPGMGNKISKEATKMTEDKIEKYKVMMSSMTETEMMDPKIIKQSRIQRIARGAGVEEIEVKELLKYYNNTKKTMKGLGRRGGRLSGGTMNRMMGQFMK
- the dph2 gene encoding diphthamide biosynthesis enzyme Dph2, which encodes MTMYNMDLDKVIHKINSKGAINVGLQFPEGLKMQAVNIAREIEAQTDATVIISGDPCFGACDVCDYKMKGSVDLIVHYGHTPLPLKYEVPTLFIESFSDIDVKKDLKKSLEHLKDYYKIGLVTTTQHLHILNEIKDYLEDNGKEVVLGSSKSTRKGQVLGCNFSSIKDLDVEIFLFIGSGNFHPLGIHLFTKTPVLALDPYNNEIREMDEYADRVLRIRFARIVKASKAKKWGVIVSSKEGQYRMKLAKKIKKTLEDEGMEAYILLIDNINPDILLPYLELDAFVVSACPRIAVDDAQMYNKPLITPQELEIVLNKRKWENYQLDEILFHERYK